A genomic stretch from Microplitis mediator isolate UGA2020A chromosome 10, iyMicMedi2.1, whole genome shotgun sequence includes:
- the LOC130676390 gene encoding uncharacterized protein LOC130676390 translates to MSEETIKALKTKRGAAKRSLTAYENFLKRYNPEKDFAILEKRFQEIEKARESFETCQSELESFAANDEEVEILHKYREEFEEQYFETYGIATGFLSPKSVNSSQSPASIAGSNVEFNSEDPKLSSPNQIQSNSINILDNITSNSNNNNIDNNTSSSNNNHVDNHTSNINNSNIDNNTGNLNNNNSSNNQISYQEIASVGNQQYSTGPPVRQSEPSNYRAPNFHPSNQLYLPTITLPTFSGSFDSWLGFYDLFNSLIHEDESISPIRKLFYLKGCLTGEAADVVASIESSSQNYQVAWKLLQERYDDRKVIREGYIQSLIDTPVISKEFSTRSFVDHVQKHLRALQTLGEPIESWDSFLVVLLRNKLNNFLRERWEECSSSSRKPTTEQFLSFLVKRAQFESKRSQLPSSKPENDRQKYNTRSNSQAKQSYSAALFQRRCLHCSSNDHYVSSCNKFKELSPVARYETAKKNRWCINCLRNNHHVTQCTFGKCQKCNQKHHTLLHFDKSNGSSSEGRSTETPSSVASSQVSLHATVSSEALLATAIVDIENPQGKVKSCRVFLDAGSQANFITESTAQFLKLDRITVNVAISGIDDLSTNVKHATRATLKSRVNKFQQNIEFLIIPQISKLMPSAPIDPTNLEIPKNLVLADPEFYKPSEVDALIGVNLFYKLLSVGQVKLKSHPDAILQKTQLGWVVAGKLSQSFKKPHLSCHLALNNQASDFNLTRFWQMEELPATKHLSQEEILCEEHYQLHTKRDSAGRYIVRLPFNNKKDQLGDSYSTALRRFQSLEKRLIKDSSICNDYVAFLREYLELKHMSLGDNSNESTSGFYLPHHAVIKQDSVTTKTRVVFDGSSKTSTGISLNETLMVGAKLQEDLFTILVRHRSHLFVLTADIEKMYRQVLVHPEDAQFQKILFRDNPAGPILTYILNTVTYGTASASYLAIRTLHQLADDEGQSYPLAAIALKRDFYVDDVLTGADTHDKALALRDELDKLTRKGGFYLRKWASNDPTLINNCDQHPNATNMSLDPDAAIKTLGIHWNAREDSIFYSVNTNKVKAITKRSILSQIAQLFDPLGLLGPVILYAKLIMQLLWKAGVDWDESIPLDVHTLWVTYLEQLPLIESVRFNRCITIASANNIQLHGYCDASEKAYGACLYLRSISSDGYVHTQLICSKSRVAPVSSISLPRLELCGALLLARLYQTVQQALLMNINDCFLWSDSTIALHWINTSPHLLKTFVSNRVAEIQRLTEPCRWRHVVSLDNPADLVSRGQLPADFIQGNLWQQGPVWLRRSQGEWPQTILSATNLPDLKPTPPLSSACFKLEVRGHDLTEKYSSLRKITRLFAYLLRFINNLRCKEPQRALSQLHQSELDSAFLAVLKIVQRSALAADIDHLKTHHIVRENSRLIPLSPFLDEEGLLRVGGRLSHAELPLEQRHPILLPAHHITRLIIREEHERLHHAGAQTTLYSVRQKYWPLDSRNTTRKIIHQCTTCFRVKPRLASHIMGDLPSYRVEQARPFLRVGVDYCGPLFIKEKRFRNRQKLKVYVAVYVCMSTKAVHLELVSDLTTEAFIASLKRFFSRRGLSSDIYSDNGTNFVGASRELQELYTLINSPAHKESIQQYAADQKINWHFIPPRAPHFGGLWEAAVKSFKNHLLRTVGDTLLTFEQLETYITEIEAILNSRPISPLSSDPNDLLPLTPGHFLIGGPLTSFPQVDFTDTNSNRLSAWQHAQQLKQHFWKRWYKEYLHQLITRVSDNKNPGNIQVGSLVLISEDNLPPLKWALGRVISVHPGADGVVRVATLKTASGEYKRCVKRLCPLPVD, encoded by the coding sequence atgtCCGAGGAGACAATCAAAGCGTTAAAAACAAAGCGCGGAGCTGCTAAACGTTCATTAACAgcatatgaaaattttttaaagcggtATAACCCGGAAAAGGATTTTGCGATTCTTGAAAAAAGGTTTCAGGAAATAGAAAAGGCTAGAGAATCGTTTGAAACTTGTCAATCCGAACTTGAATCATTCGCTGCAAACGATGAAGAAGTAGAAATTCTTCACAAGTATCGGGAAGAGTTTGAGGAGCAGTACTTCGAGACATACGGTATCGCGACCGGTTTTTTATCTCCAAAATCAGTAAATTCATCGCAATCACCGGCTTCCATCGCGGGTTCTAATGTTGAGTTTAATTCGGAAGACCCCAAACTCTCCTCTCCTAATCAGATACAGTCGAACTCAATCAACATCCTCGATAATATTACTAGCAactctaataataataatatcgataATAATACTAGTAGCTCTAATAATAATCATGTTGATAATCATActagtaatattaataatagtaatatcgATAATAATACTGGtaatcttaataataataactccaGTAACAATCAAATAAGCTACCAAGAAATAGCCTCCGTTGGCAATCAACAATATTCCACAGGACCTCCTGTGCGCCAATCAGAACCTTCAAACTATCGCGCTCCTAATTTTCATCCTTCAAATCAACTTTATCTACCCACTATAACTCTGCCAACCTTCAGCGGCTCCTTTGACTCGTGGCTCGGATTCTATGATCTCTTCAACTCTTTAATACACGAGGACGAGTCTATCTCGCCAAtccgtaaattattttatttaaagggCTGTTTAACGGGTGAGGCGGCTGACGTGGTAGCTTCTATTGAGTCTTCCAGTCAAAATTACCAAGTAGCGTGGAAATTGCTACAAGAGCGGTATGATGACCGTAAAGTTATACGCGAAGGCTATATACAATCCTTGATCGATACTCCGGTAATATCCAAGGAATTTTCTACGCGTTCATTCGTGGATCATGTGCAAAAGCACTTGCGTGCTCTCCAAACTCTGGGAGAACCTATTGAGTCATGGGACTCATTCTTAGTTGTCCTACTTCGcaataaactaaataattttcttcgcGAGCGATGGGAGGAATGTAGTAGTAGCTCTCGTAAGCCTACTACCGaacaatttttatcatttctggTGAAGCGGGCTCAATTTGAGAGCAAGCGCTCTCAATTGCCAAGTTCGAAACCTGAAAATgacaggcaaaaatataatactcgaTCAAATTCACAGGCCAAACAATCCTATTCAGCAGCGTTATTTCAACGCCGTTGTCTTCACTGCTCTAGCAATGATCATTACGTTAGCTCTTGTAATAAATTCAAGGAGCTAAGCCCAGTTGCCCGTTACGAAACGGCAAAAAAGAATCGATGGTGCATAAATTGTCTGCGCAACAACCATCACGTGACTCAATGCACGTTTGGTAAATGTCAAAAGTGTAACCAAAAGCATCATACATTGCTGCACTTTGACAAGTCCAACGGTTCCTCATCAGAAGGGAGGTCAACTGAGACCCCTTCGTCAGTAGCTAGCTCTCAAGTTAGCTTGCATGCTACTGTTTCTTCTGAAGCATTGTTGGCAACTGCCATTGTCGATATCGAAAACCCACAGGGTAAGGTAAAATCCTGTCGGGTCTTTTTGGATGCTGGTTCTCAGGCTAATTTCATTACTGAGTCCACAGCTCAATTCTTGAAGTTGGATCGAATAACCGTCAACGTGGCTATCAGCGGAATTGACGATTTAAGCACAAATGTAAAGCATGCAACTAGAGCCACACTCAAGTCTcgggtaaataaatttcagcaAAACATTGAGTTTCTTATAATACCTCAAATCAGTAAATTAATGCCTTCTGCTCCTATTGATCCAACTAATCTTGAAATTCCTAAAAATCTGGTACTAGCTGATCCAGAATTTTACAAACCTTCCGAGGTTGATGCGCTCATAGGCGTCAATCTCTTTTATAAGCTTCTCAGCGTCGGTCAAGTTAAACTCAAAAGTCATCCTGACGCTATTCTTCAAAAAACCCAACTAGGTTGGGTAGTTGCTGGCAAATTATCTCAGTCATTTAAAAAACCTCATCTATCTTGCCACCTTGCTCTGAATAATCAGGCTTCAGATTTCAATCTCACTAGATTCTGGCAGATGGAAGAGCTTCCAGCGACGAAACACTTATCACAAGAAGAAATTCTGTGTGAGGAGCATTACCAACTTCATACTAAACGGGACTCGGCAGGGCGATATATCGTTCGCCTACCGTTTAATAATAAGAAGGATCAGCTCGGTGACTCATATTCCACAGCATTGAGGCGCTTTCAATCTCTGGAAAAACGTCTGATCAAAGATAGCTCGATTTGTAATGATTACGTCGCTTTTTTACGGGAGTACCTGGAATTGAAACACATGTCTCTTGGAGACAACTCAAACGAGAGCACTTCCGGGTTCTATCTCCCTCACCATGCTGTTATAAAACAAGACAGTGTCACGACTAAAACTCGTGTCGTGTTCGACGGTTCTTCTAAAACGTCCACGGGAATCTCACTTAATGAGACTTTGATGGTCGGTGCTAAGCTGCAAGAGGATCTCTTCACCATCCTCGTTCGCCATCGGTCTCATTTATTTGTTCTCACTGCCGATATTGAGAAAATGTATCGGCAAGTTTTAGTGCATCCGGAAGATGCACAATTTCAGAAGATATTATTTCGCGATAACCCCGCTGGGCCTATcttaacatatatattaaacacTGTTACATATGGAACTGCCTCTGCTTCTTATCTGGCTATTCGAACTCTGCACCAACTCGCTGATGATGAAGGTCAGTCTTACCCTCTTGCTGCTATAGCTCTAAAACGTGATTTTTATGTCGATGATGTTCTTACCGGTGCAGACACGCACGATAAGGCCCTTGCTCTACGAGATGAGCTCGACAAGTTGACTCGTAAAGGCGGCTTCTATCTGAGAAAATGGGCATCAAACGATCCCACTCTCATCAATAATTGCGACCAACATCCAAACGCTACCAATATGTCGTTGGATCCAGATGCTGCTATTAAAACCCTAGGTATACATTGGAATGCCAGGGAAGATAGCATATTTTATAGTGTAAATACAAACAAAGTCAAAGCAATTACTAAGCGATCTATTTTATCGCAAATAGCTCAATTATTCGATCCTCTGGGATTACTTGGACCTGTAATTTTATATGCTAAACTCATCATGCAATTACTATGGAAGGCTGGTGTTGATTGGGACGAATCTATTCCTCTTGATGTGCATACATTGTGGGTCACTTATTTAGAGCAACTTCCATTGATTGAATCGGTGCGGTTCAATCGATGTATTACAATAGCTAGTgccaataatattcaattacaTGGCTACTGCGACGCCAGCGAAAAGGCCTACGGGGCTTGCTTGTATCTTCGTTCGATTTCTTCTGACGGATATGTGCACACGCAACTAATCTGCTCTAAGTCTCGTGTAGCACCAGTTAGCTCTATCTCGTTGCCACGTTTGGAGCTTTGCGGAGCTCTCCTGCTTGCCAGGCTTTACCAAACAGTCCAGCAAGCTCTTCTAATGAACATCAACGATTGTTTTTTGTGGTCTGACTCTACTATTGCGCTTCACTGGATAAATACCAGTCCACatcttttaaaaactttcGTTTCAAATCGAGTCGCAGAAATTCAGCGACTGACTGAACCCTGTCGATGGCGGCACGTGGTTTCGCTGGACAATCCTGCAGACCTTGTATCTCGGGGTCAACTTCCTGCCGATTTCATACAAGGTAACTTATGGCAACAGGGTCCAGTTTGGTTAAGACGCAGTCAAGGGGAATGGCCCCAGACGATATTATCAGCCACGAACTTGCCAGATCTTAAACCAACCCCACCATTATCTTCTGCATGCTTCAAACTGGAAGTTCGGGGTCACGATCTGACCGAGAAATATAGTTCTCTCCGTAAAATCACACGCCTGTTCGCGTATTTGTTACGcttcataaataatttgcgTTGTAAAGAGCCTCAAAGAGCACTGAGTCAGTTACATCAGTCCGAGTTGGATTCTGCTTTCCTGGCAGTTCTAAAAATTGTACAAAGGTCTGCCCTTGCTGCAGACATTGATCACCTAAAGACTCATCATATTGTCCGAGAGAACAGCAGATTGATACCACTAAGTCCCTTCCTTGATGAAGAAGGCCTCCTTCGTGTAGGAGGTAGACTATCTCATGCTGAACTACCTCTGGAGCAGCGCCATCCTATTTTACTGCCTGCACATCATATTACTCGTTTGATCATCCGCGAAGAGCATGAACGACTACATCATGCTGGTGCTCAAACGACTTTATACTCTGTACGCCAAAAATACTGGCCCTTAGACAGCCGCAACACAACGCGAAAGATAATACACCAATGCACCACCTGCTTTCGAGTCAAGCCGCGACTTGCTAGTCATATCATGGGTGATCTTCCGTCTTATCGTGTCGAGCAAGCTCGACCTTTTCTCCGCGTGGGAGTCGATTATTGCGGTCCGctatttattaaagaaaagcGATTTCGCAATCGCCAAAAATTAAAGGTTTATGTAGCCGTTTATGTCTGTATGTCCACGAAGGCTGTACACCTCGAGTTAGTCTCTGATCTTACTACTGAAGCCTTTATTGCTAGCCTGAAGCGCTTTTTTTCGAGACGCGGATTATCTTCCGATATTTATTCCGACAACGGCACCAACTTTGTGGGTGCTAGTCGCGAGCTCCAAGAGCTATATACCTTAATTAATTCACCAGCTCATAAGGAGTCGATTCAGCAATATGCTGctgatcaaaaaataaattggcaCTTTATCCCTCCCAGGGCACCTCACTTTGGAGGGCTCTGGGAGGCTGCGGTAAAATCGTTTAAGAATCATTTACTACGCACAGTTGGTGATACTTtattaacttttgaacagttaGAAACTTATATAACCGAAATAGAggcaattttaaattctcGTCCCATCTCACCGCTATCTTCTGATCCAAATGACCTTCTACCTTTGACTCCTGGACACTTCCTCATTGGTGGACCACTGACAAGCTTCCCACAGGTAGATTTCACGGATACCAACTCCAATCGCCTATCAGCTTGGCAACACGCTCAGCAACTAAAGCAGCACTTTTGGAAGCGATGGTATAAGGAATACCTTCATCAATTGATTACCAGAGTTTCTGACAACAAGAACCCTGGCAATATTCAAGTTGGTTCATTGGTTCTCATCTCTGAGGACAATCTTCCACCATTAAAGTGGGCACTAGGTCGTGTCATATCAGTTCATCCAGGAGCAGATGGAGTGGTACGTGTAGCCACTCTGAAGACGGCATCCGGCGAGTACAAACGCTGTGTGAAGCGATTGTGTCCATTACCTGTCGACTAG